The Anaerolineae bacterium region AGCCGTGTGGCAGCCACCGACAGACGTCTACGAGACGTCGGATGAGATCGTGGTGCGCGTAGAGGTCGCCGGGGTGGACCCGAGACAGGTCGAGATTCAGCTCTCCGAGCGGGTTCTTACTGTCTCCGGGGTCAGGCAGGACGCTCAAGAGAAGGTGGGTTACCACCGCATGGAGATTCTCCATGGGCCCTTTCGAACCAGGGTAGTCCTGCCCCGCCGCGCGGATGCGGCCCGGGTGCAGGCTGAGTATAGGGATGGCTTCCTCTTGGTTCGGGTGCCGAAAGCGAGCCCGATTAGGGTCAGGGTCGAGGGAGTGACGGCCACGAGCGACGGCCCGAAGTAGAAGCGTCGCCGAGGGCAAGAGGATTGTCGGAGCGTCAGCGCTTATGACGGATGGCAATGA contains the following coding sequences:
- a CDS encoding Hsp20/alpha crystallin family protein, with amino-acid sequence MAWNATSRAVWQPPTDVYETSDEIVVRVEVAGVDPRQVEIQLSERVLTVSGVRQDAQEKVGYHRMEILHGPFRTRVVLPRRADAARVQAEYRDGFLLVRVPKASPIRVRVEGVTATSDGPK